In Syntrophales bacterium, a single window of DNA contains:
- a CDS encoding helix-turn-helix domain-containing protein, translating to MAPIWADEPGLTAAEIARNLGVATSSITRAIGRIEAK from the coding sequence GTGGCTCCGATCTGGGCTGACGAACCTGGTCTCACGGCAGCCGAAATAGCGCGTAACCTTGGCGTAGCAACATCAAGCATTACACGAGCGATAGGCAGGATAGAGGCCAAATAG
- a CDS encoding CoA-transferase: protein MTDYKLTELMTIRCAREITDGEVVFVGVGLPIMVAAYAFATHAPNMIMFTEGGAIRATAPPALAITVDDPAAFLGADATFGMLATMAALQRGEVDVAFIGGAQIDKFGNINSTGAGDWSKKESFTYFAGSGGANDMATSGKRVLAIMPQDKKKFVEKCEYVTTPGFLGGPGEREALGMIGGGPSTVVSTMGVYLFDDATKEMYLSEFYPGQSIEKIKANCAWDLKVSPNVVEATIPTAEELTILRSLDPTGFYLG from the coding sequence ATGACTGATTATAAACTGACAGAACTTATGACAATCCGCTGTGCCAGGGAAATTACAGACGGAGAGGTTGTCTTCGTGGGAGTGGGACTGCCAATTATGGTGGCCGCATATGCCTTTGCCACCCACGCACCGAACATGATTATGTTCACCGAGGGAGGCGCTATCCGGGCGACGGCGCCTCCGGCCCTTGCGATCACCGTGGATGACCCTGCTGCTTTCCTCGGGGCCGATGCAACATTCGGCATGCTGGCCACCATGGCCGCCCTGCAGCGGGGCGAGGTTGACGTTGCCTTCATCGGCGGCGCCCAGATCGACAAGTTTGGAAACATCAACTCGACGGGCGCAGGGGACTGGTCCAAGAAGGAAAGCTTCACCTACTTTGCCGGAAGCGGTGGCGCGAACGACATGGCGACTTCGGGCAAAAGGGTCCTTGCCATTATGCCCCAGGATAAAAAGAAGTTCGTCGAAAAATGTGAATACGTTACCACTCCCGGCTTCCTGGGCGGCCCGGGGGAACGCGAGGCACTCGGCATGATCGGTGGGGGACCGTCGACTGTGGTTAGCACCATGGGTGTCTATTTGTTCGACGATGCCACCAAAGAGATGTACCTGTCAGAGTTTTACCCCGGCCAGTCAATTGAAAAGATCAAGGCCAACTGCGCATGGGATCTCAAGGTGTCGCCCAACGTGGTAGAAGCCACTATCCCGACCGCGGAGGAGCTTACGATCCTCAGATCCCTTGACCCGACCGGTTTTTACCTCGGATAA
- a CDS encoding MBL fold metallo-hydrolase, whose amino-acid sequence MKLYPIETGTFKLDGGVMFGFIPKALWQKIYPADENNLCKWAMRCLLVVDRDQKILIDNGIGDKQDKKFFSYYYLNGNNTLLSSLGKYGFSADDITDVVLTHLHFDHCGGGVKYNRDRRRLELVFKNATYWSSKQQWDLAVNSNRMEQASFLKENILPMGDSGHLKLIDRDSILFPDFSVKLFNGHTHGQIIPFINYRGETVVFTGDLLPSTAHIPLPYIMSYDVRPLISLEEKEIFLNEAVENNYILFFPHDLYNECCTVHKTGKEITVKETFLLKDRFGE is encoded by the coding sequence ATGAAACTATATCCAATAGAAACTGGAACTTTTAAATTAGATGGCGGAGTGATGTTTGGCTTTATTCCAAAAGCGCTCTGGCAAAAAATTTATCCAGCTGATGAAAATAATCTTTGTAAGTGGGCAATGCGCTGTTTGCTGGTCGTTGATAGAGATCAGAAAATTTTAATTGATAATGGGATAGGAGATAAGCAGGATAAAAAATTTTTCAGTTATTATTATTTAAATGGCAATAATACTTTATTGAGCTCACTCGGGAAATACGGTTTTAGCGCAGATGATATTACCGACGTTGTATTAACCCATCTCCATTTTGATCATTGTGGCGGAGGAGTGAAATACAATAGAGACAGAAGACGACTTGAATTGGTTTTTAAGAATGCCACATACTGGTCAAGTAAACAACAATGGGATCTGGCCGTTAATTCAAATAGAATGGAGCAGGCGTCTTTTTTGAAAGAAAATATACTCCCAATGGGGGATAGCGGCCATTTGAAGCTCATCGACAGAGACAGTATCCTCTTCCCCGACTTTTCCGTAAAATTATTTAACGGACACACGCATGGTCAAATAATTCCGTTTATTAACTACCGGGGCGAAACTGTTGTCTTTACGGGAGATCTGCTGCCGTCAACTGCACATATCCCCTTACCTTACATTATGAGTTATGATGTCAGGCCACTTATATCATTGGAGGAGAAAGAAATTTTTTTAAATGAAGCAGTTGAAAATAACTATATTCTATTTTTTCCGCATGATCTATATAATGAATGTTGTACTGTTCATAAAACTGGAAAAGAGATTACCGTAAAGGAAACATTTCTGTTAAAAGATCGTTTTGGCGAATAA
- a CDS encoding CoA-transferase, with translation MDLDKRMTLKDAVAKFIHDGDILYYGGFQIHVPMALTHEIIRQKKRNLTTIESSTDVGGLDIMVGAGCVSEIHTAWIMNWYVKAPYAIRRAFNEGKLKRYDISNFGATSAMMAGFLGIPFIPIRGNIGTDMPKNNPMDLKLVEDPFTGEKIMAVRAWRADVAIIHAQKADRFGNVVSYGTRGVTDEFGAMGTKRGVIVTAEEIVEPEVVRSDPDRTIVPYYKTLAVVHCPYGAHPSACRGYYGLDIRFSQYQGRYERHAELLPHFLDEWVYGCADQAAYIEKYKSKFGQEGLDRLKPKLGFTPSPKMGVDYGYHDPVCWKGVPMYTDDRLKAYEDAIAAKKGGN, from the coding sequence ATGGATCTCGACAAAAGAATGACGCTCAAGGATGCGGTAGCAAAGTTCATCCACGATGGCGATATACTTTACTATGGGGGCTTCCAGATTCACGTTCCCATGGCCCTGACTCACGAAATCATCAGACAGAAGAAGAGGAACCTGACCACTATCGAATCATCGACCGACGTGGGTGGTCTGGATATCATGGTGGGCGCCGGTTGTGTTTCGGAAATTCACACCGCCTGGATCATGAACTGGTATGTGAAGGCCCCCTATGCCATTCGCCGGGCCTTCAATGAAGGCAAGCTCAAGAGGTATGACATCTCCAACTTCGGCGCCACCAGCGCCATGATGGCAGGCTTTCTCGGCATTCCGTTCATCCCCATCCGGGGGAATATCGGCACGGATATGCCCAAAAACAACCCGATGGACCTCAAGCTCGTTGAAGATCCTTTCACCGGTGAGAAGATAATGGCTGTGCGCGCGTGGCGTGCCGACGTGGCGATCATCCACGCCCAGAAGGCCGACCGCTTCGGCAATGTGGTCTCCTATGGAACGCGCGGCGTCACCGACGAATTCGGCGCCATGGGAACAAAGCGGGGCGTCATAGTAACAGCCGAGGAAATTGTAGAGCCTGAAGTAGTCAGAAGCGATCCTGACCGCACGATTGTCCCCTACTACAAGACTCTGGCCGTTGTCCACTGCCCGTATGGCGCTCATCCTTCGGCCTGCCGCGGCTACTACGGCCTGGACATCCGCTTCAGCCAGTATCAGGGCAGATATGAGCGGCACGCAGAACTGCTGCCTCACTTCCTTGATGAATGGGTGTACGGCTGCGCGGACCAAGCCGCGTACATAGAAAAATATAAATCAAAATTTGGCCAGGAAGGCCTGGATCGGCTGAAACCCAAGCTCGGCTTTACGCCGAGCCCAAAAATGGGTGTCGATTACGGGTACCATGATCCGGTATGCTGGAAGGGTGTGCCCATGTACACTGATGACCGGCTCAAGGCCTACGAAGACGCAATCGCTGCTAAGAAAGGGGGTAACTAA